In Bacillus weihaiensis, the genomic stretch ACGTTACGTAAGCACGGTGCACTAGATTACACAATTGTTGTAACAGCTTCTGCATCACAACCAGCACCAATGTTATTCTTAGCTCCTTATGCTGGGGTAACAATGGGTGAGGAATTCATGTATAACGGCAAGCACGTTCTTGTTGTATACGATGATCTTTCTAAACAAGCTGCGGCTTATCGTGAGCTTTCACTATTACTACGTCGTCCTCCAGGTCGTGAAGCATACCCTGGTGACGTATTCTACTTACATTCACGTTTACTAGAGCGTGCTGCAAAATTAAGTGATGCAAAAGGTGGAGGTTCCCTAACTGCCTTACCATTCATTGAGACACAAGCAGGTGACGTTTCGGCTTATATTCCTACAAACGTTATCTCAATCACTGATGGACAAATCTTCCTTCAGTCTGACCTGTTCTTCTCTGGCGTACGCCCAGCGATTAACGCAGGTTTATCTGTATCTCGTGTTGGTGGTTCAGCGCAAATTAAAGCAATGAAGAAGGTTGCGGGTACGCTTCGTCTTGACTTAGCATCATACCGTGAACTTGAAGCATTTGCTCAATTCGGTTCTGACCTTGATAAAGCAACACAAGCAAAATTAAACCGTGGTGCTCGTACGGTTGAAGTACTGAAGCAAGGTTTAAATAAACCATTAAGAGTTGAAAAGCAGGTTGCTAGTCTATATGCGTTAACTCGTGGCTTCCTTGATGAAATTCCTGTAGCGGATATCACTCGTTTTGAAGAAGAGTTCCATGCATACTTAGATCAAAACCATGCTTCACTTCTTGAAGGAATTCGTACAACTGGCGGACTTCCAAAAGATGAAGATATGAAAGCAGCGATCGAGAGCTTTAAAAAGACTTTTGCTGTATCAGAGTAAGGAAATATGTATCTAAGTGAAGGCTGATAGCTTTCACTTAGATTGTTAATAGAGATCAAAAAGGTGGTGAGAACCTTTGG encodes the following:
- the atpA gene encoding F0F1 ATP synthase subunit alpha, producing MSIKAEEISALIKKQIENYQSDIKVSDVGTVIQVGDGIARAHGLDNVMAGELVEFANGVMGMAQNLEENNVGIIILGPYTDIREGDEVRRTGRIMEVPVGEALIGRVVNSLGQPVDGLGPIETTKTRPIESPAPGVMDRKSVHEPLQTGIKAIDALVPIGRGQRELIIGDRQTGKTSVAIDTILNQADQDMVCIYVAIGQKESTVRGVVETLRKHGALDYTIVVTASASQPAPMLFLAPYAGVTMGEEFMYNGKHVLVVYDDLSKQAAAYRELSLLLRRPPGREAYPGDVFYLHSRLLERAAKLSDAKGGGSLTALPFIETQAGDVSAYIPTNVISITDGQIFLQSDLFFSGVRPAINAGLSVSRVGGSAQIKAMKKVAGTLRLDLASYRELEAFAQFGSDLDKATQAKLNRGARTVEVLKQGLNKPLRVEKQVASLYALTRGFLDEIPVADITRFEEEFHAYLDQNHASLLEGIRTTGGLPKDEDMKAAIESFKKTFAVSE